Sequence from the Leptidea sinapis chromosome 43, ilLepSina1.1, whole genome shotgun sequence genome:
CTTCCACCTACCCACCTACCGTCTGTCATCCTAGGTCTACTGGGGACAGACAACCCCAtacttatctatatatttatatattttttcgaaCCCTATGGTTTAGAGCTAGGGCGTTAGGAACACGATAGGAAGGGCCCGTGGGTACACATTTCGGCTAGGTATGTGCACAAGGGTCCAGATACCTACAATTTGGGATGAGGTTACAGGGTAGGTGTCGCGGGTAGGTTAGTCCCACCCGTTCTCGAGATAAAGGGTCCGGACAGACGGACGCATTGACGGACAACAAAGAGCTCTGTTTTTTTGTAGGGAAGTTTGTTCTGTGTAGTGGAGCCGTACCGTCGGTGAGGTGGTCGTCGGTGTCGAGCGCGGGGCGCGGCGCGTGCGACGAGGGCGCCGGCGAGGACGAGTCGGGGCGCTCGGAGCCGGGCACCTCGCTGATGCCGGGCAGGCCGCCGCCGCCGCACCAGTCCGAGCAGTCCCAGTGGTAGCCTCCCACCAACTGGCCGCCCCCGCCCGGCGACGGCACCGACACGCGCGGCTTGCAGCTCTTGAGATCTGGCACAGAGGAGCGAGAAACGACTTACTCAAAAGTAACACcgtgaattttaaatatataggtCCTATTCTATGGaagagggggacaaacgagcgtccgGCTCGCcagataatataatagatatgaGGTATATTATTGAGGATCTTCAAAATAAAACActctaaaaatacaaaattttgtttttttttacacgcCTTTACAATATTACCACAATTATCAAGTTATGACAATTACACTTCTATCTCACctgaaaatataaagaaaagacATATAAAGTTCACTAATATCGCTTACTCAATAGTATTCTTCGATaagtttttatgacaataaaatgCACAAAATAATCTAAACTTCATCTGCCATTGAATCATAGTTTACACGTCACTTCGATGCGCCCTCTCCCATCTTCCACAGACAACATAGATACGCGAAGCGcagcaaattcaaattaatggaatgtcattcatttcatttcccCCCCTAAAAGCGAAAATTCTAAgcaatatatctatacaatgTACCTATAAGTTATCTACATATTCGTTTTCTTCTCCCTCAACTTCTGCAGGTTCTGTTACGACAGGTAGTAATTTCGTTATGTGAAATAATGTTGATTCTGTTTTTCTGTTGCCTGTATCAATCCTATAAATGGaattcgatattttattatcttgAAAGGGCCTATTTTTGATTCGTCTATTTCCATTTTCTACATTTACACTGTCTCCTACAGTAAACTCTTGCATTTTTCTattctatcaaatattttcttgttgTACTCatgagattttatattttatatagccTTTTTTCGTTTTTGATGTTCATTAAGTTTTTTTGAGAAATATGCCACTGGTTTGCCTTTACCATCTATTTGTGACTGTATTAATATTGCTCCAAAGATGCATCGGTAAAGATTTTGACTGGGAAGTCTTTGTCGAATATTTCCAAGACCGGTtgagaacataaatatttttttatctgatTAAACGATTCTTTACACTTCTCTGACCATACAAACTTCTcgttttttgttaataaattatgtaatggATCTAAGATAATTGCACTTCTTGGTATAATAATACTTGGTATAATATTACTAGTGTGTCCTGTATATAAAAATGGTGACCGAAGCAGTTTCGTAAACTACAGGCAGATATCGTTACTATCATCCTTATCTaagattttagaaaaaaatattaataatagactTACAAAATTTTTGCATAATAATAAGATCCTTTCTGAAAATCAATTTGGCTTtgttaagggtaaatgtacagTGTCTCCTTCTGACTGAATCGATTGCCAGACACCTTGACAATAAGCAAAAAGTGCTTGGTATATTTTTAGACCTTGCTAAAGCCTTTGATACTGTCTCTGTTCCAATTCTATTATCAAGATAAGAAGGAGTTGGTGTTCGTGGAATAGTGCTAGAGATGTTTCGAAGTTTTCTTTCTGAACGTACACAATGTGTAAAGATTGTCAACTTATTAAGTCAAGAGACAAAATTTTACCATGGAGTTCCGCAAGGGAGTGTACTAGGGCCAACACTCTCCCTAATATACATAAACGGCTTGTGCAGTCAAAAAATTACCTCTTGTGATATCATTTCATATGCTGATGACATACGCTTTTACATGGAAAAAATTTGAACGAGACCCGTACACATTCTGAAAATGCTTTGAGAGAAGTCATGTGCTGGTTAAATGATTGTAAACTCACGTTAAATGTAGAAAAgacaaaatttattatgtttagtCATCGACAAAACACTCtaccaaaacaaaattatagtgTAAAATTGCATACATGCACTGATAATACTAATATTTGTAATTGCCAATCTCTACATTCAGTAATGAGCATTAAATACCTGGGGCTCACTGTAGATCGTTTTCTCAATTGGAAAGAACATATCCAAAACCTTACTCTACGCCTGAGGAAACTAATTCCCATTTTTCGTAGGCTAAGAAATGGAGCTGATCTTGAAACACTTTGAGCTAGAGCAAAGTAAACTGTAGTTAAGTTTACTATGCTCTAGCTCAAAGCCTATTACAATATTGTGTGACAGTAGGGGAGATGTCGGTATTAGTACATTAATGCAGCATAGAATGCGGAAACAGAGGAATTCTAAAAACCTCTCAGATATAGCACTAATTGCGTCTATTCAGAATCAGATGTACTTACGGTCCACCAACTTTATCTGCAAATGACTATTTTAAAGAAGCATAAACATTTAACGTTCGGACCTATTCTGAAACGAAATAAAAGTGAGGAATGTAAAATTCCCCCACATAAAACAAATTAGGCAAGACGACAATTCTATATTTACAGTAACCAGATAAATAATGCTGCCAACGCAAGACTAAACATATACCCACAGACTTTATTACAATGCaagaaaacaaacaaaaactggCTCCATGGGCTGAATTTCTATGAGAGCGAGAATTAAACACAATAAAactactaataaatataaacaaatcataATACCATatctaaacacacacacacattcttaaaagttatacttttattttaatctcaatttatatttttttttatctgattttgataatttgatttgactatgTAGGTAATGATGTCTTGTATCGAAAAgtcactgacagctgaaacacatttcatactagtttagctgtctttgcttCCTGTtctgtatgtaaataattaataatataatattatatatattaatattaacaaaaatttcgttttataatgtatattattaaagatCTTCAAAATAAACCACAAATTGTTTGTCTGAAAATacaaagttttgttttatttaacacgCCTTTACAATTTTACCACAATTATCAAGTTATGACAATTACACTTCTATCTCACCTGAAAATACAAAGAAACGACATTTAAAGTTCACTAATATCGCTTCCTCAATAGCATCCTTCGATaagtttttataacaataaaatgcaCAAAATAATCTAAACGTCATCCGCCATTGAATCACAGCTCACACGTCACTTCGATGCGCCCTCTTCCATCTTCCACAGACAACATAGATACGCGAAGCGcagcaaattcaaataaatgaaatgtcattcatttcattacatatatatgtagtttttctatggaagaggaggacaaacgagcgtccgGCTCGCCAGATGGTAcgagatcaccgccgcccgcattctcttgcaacaacagagccGGCCTAATGCCATCCGGTCCACTCGACTTCTCTACTTTAAACCAAAAAGAAATACTCAAAAACCATTATTTTATCCAGCCGACGACCTCTTCGGGACCAGGGAGGTCCTAAATGTCAGAGAATCCTCATCATTGTTATCCTCAATTCAACTGTTATCgctaaacatacacaaatagacTAGGACCCCTCTTCGATCGGCGGTAGACGTCCAAGAATTATCGATGTCGCTCATCTTACGTCCACGACACTTCTTTTTTTGCCTTTGTATACCGTTCTTTAACTGAccgttatatattttgttgtcgACGAAGGTGTGCAGGTGCATCTGCTCCGACCAGGGCTTGCGGTCGGGCTCGATGTTGAGGTTGCGCAGGTAGTCGGGCGGCAGGCCCTCCAGCTCGTCGCCGGCCGAGCCGTACGAGCGCAGCGTGTCGATGTTGTTGAGCGGCGGCACGGCGCACGAGGCGGGCCGCTCGCGCACGGCCGCGGCGGCCAGGTTGGACAGCTTGCAGCGCGGCGGCAGCTGGGCCAGCGCGCTGTTGagcggcgcgggcgcgggcggGGGGCGGCGCCGCAGCCACGCCGGCAGCAGCAGCAGCAGCAGCAGCAGCAAcagcgcggcggcggcggcgccCAGCGGCCAGCGCGCGCGCACGGCCCACGCCCACAGCTGGCGCAGCGCCCGCGCGCCGGAGCCCGCGTCGCCGGCGACCACCGCGTCCGAGTACAGCGGGTTGCCGCAGTTCATGCCTGGGAGGAGGTAATTAATCCCACAGTAgtatattagaattaaaaaaattatagactGAAAGATAACAACTGAAGCAAACAGTGGTGAAGAAGTGTTAAAAAATAAGCTAAGAAAAGAAACCAGTATTATTAGTGTGGTTCATAGTGAGAAAGTGTGTATGTTTCGTGACTCATGTGGTTTCGACCCAGCTACAGCAGTCTATCGTTGATCGTTTTGTTGGCTCTCACTTTATACTCAAGTCTCATATTTAACGTTATTATACTTGGACGCCGACGTGGTGTGTGATACTTTAGGCCCGGTAATCCAGCAAAGcagagaggagaggagacgagaaGAGATAAGCCGCGAAACTGTCAGGTTCTTTCCACCAGAGTAGAGAGATGTGAGCTGTTTCAAGACTCGTGTCACTTATCACTCAGTGCAGGGTGCGGGCCACTGACCGGTGAGGTCCGGCGGGCACAGGCAGCGGAAGGAGCCGGGCTCGTTGAGGCACGTGGCTCCGTTGAGGCACGGCTCGCCCTCGCACTCGTCCACGTCGTGCTGGCAGCGCGGCCCGTAGTAGCCCCGGCAGCGGCACGACGGGCCCCACTCGCCCTCCTCGCACGCGCCACCGTGCGCGCACACGCCCGCCGCGCACCAGCGGCCGTGCTCGCAGCGCGCACCGCTCAGCCCGGGCCCGCACGCGCAGCGGAACGAGCCGGCGCCGGCGGCGGAGCACAGCCCGCCGTGCAGGCAGGGTTGCGACGCGCACGGGTCGGTGTCCAGCTCGCAGCGGCCGCCGGCGAAGCGCGCGTGGCAGTCGCACGTGTAGCCGGCGGACCCGTCGCGGCACGTGCCGCCGTTCCGGCACGGGTGCGCGGCGCACGGCGGCGCGGGCGGCAGCGGCTCGCACGCGCCCGCCACGAGCGCGCGCACGCGGCGCACGACCTGCACGCGCCCGTCGTTCGAGCTGGCGCCCTCTTCTAGCGGTATCGATTTGCCTCCCAGTTTCACATCAGAGATGCATCCGTTAAATCCATCAGTAATCTGAAAACcggggattttttttaaattggaggTCTCTGATGTCATCCACTTCATCTaacaaaagattatttaaagAATATGAAGTATTAAGCGGTAttcgtttctttgtaaattttatatgctgatattttttaacattaaggggcaatttatttttaatagaccaTTGGGAAATACTGTTTAAGACATTTTGAAGGCAAATCGAGTGTAACGGATTTTGGATAgctttaaaaatctttaaagtCGTCAGCAAATTATgcaaaattttaagattttatatgGTTACACAAGTctttaataaatactaaaaataatataggacCTAGATGGGATCCCTGAGGGACTCCAGATGGAGCCATGGATGGATGTGATTGATACCCGCAAACCACAACTTGTAGTTGTCTGTACGACAAAAACGACGAGAGCCAGGACAGTAAACTTCCTTGAATACCAGCGTTATGTAGTTTACTTATTGTGGTAGTTTACTAGAGTGGTTGACCCGATCGAAAGCTTTACTAACATCCATATATATATAGCGTCCACTTGGTGTCCCTTGTCTATATTATCGATTACTTGAGTTATATATTTGTTATGGTAGACATTTTATTGCGGATTATGGTAGACATAAGTACTAAATTAGACCTACAAtttccttaaaattaataaatagcaCAGCAATGTCACCTGCTCGGGGGCGAGAGCGTGGGCGTGCCTCTGCAGCGCGGCGCCCAGCAGCACGCGGTCGGCGCGCACGTCCAGCACGGCGGCGGGCGGCGGCGCCTGCGCAGTGGCCGCGCGCCGGTCCACCACCAGCCGCGCGCCGGCGCCGCGCCGCTCCAGCCGCACCTCGTGCCACGCGCCGTCCGCCACCGCGCCACCGCGCACGCGCGCCTCGCCCGCGCCCAGCTCCATGCGCAGCTGCACGTGGCCCTCCTCCACCTCCAGCGCCAGGTAGTCCACGCGGCCGGCCGCGGCCAGCAGCGTGCCGCGCGGCGCCCGCGTGCGCAGGCGCAGCGACAGCAGCAGCTCGTCATCCAGCAGGCGCGCGCCGCCCACCACACCGCGCTCCACGCGCAGCGCCACGTACCCGTCGCCCGCCAGCCGCAGCACCGCCGCGCCGCGCCCGCACTCGGGCTCGCTGCCGCAGCTGTCGTCGTCCGCGGGCGTGTCGCAGCGCTCGCCCGCGTAGCCCGGCTCGCAGGCGCACGCCCCGCGCACGGCGTGCGCCGGCGCGACAAGCGCGAACACGTCGGTCGAGATGGCTCTCGGCTCGTCCTTCAGCTCCACGCGCTCCACGCAGGCGCCGTGCGCGCAGCCCCCGCACGCGGCGCGCACCAGCTCCTCCACCACCAGCCGCGTCCGCTCCTCGAGCCTCACGAGGTGCGCGTGCAGCCGCCGCCGCAGAGTGTCCGCGCTCAGGTACGCGTCCGGCTCCGGAGACCGAACGGCGAACGCGACGTCCAAGTCTCGAGCCACTTGTCGCGGAGGTCGGCCGCCGCTCGACCCGGTCTCTTCTTCGGAAGGCTGCACGCTGATTATTACTACGTCGCCGGGGCCGCAGTCTGTCGCCTCTCGGATCGCTCCGATGAAACCCTTGCGATGACGGAGAATAAAGTTGCCGTCGGTCACTTCACGGAAGCGCACTACGACGGCTCGCTCCAGGATCTCCTCGGATATCAGCACGACGGTTATCTTGACTATTGCGAATCCGTCAAATTTCCCATCGCTGACCGTCACATTGAGTCGATATTCACCGACGTCCAAGCGAGGAACCGCCTCGAGCGTTCCGTCCGTCTGATCTATCCGGAACAGTTCCGAGACGGTAAAGAAAACACCGTCGACGGGCGCCAGAGAGTATCTCAGCGTGTCGTACGCGTCGCGGTCGGACGCGAACACCCGTCCGATAACTCCTCCGGGAAACTCGTCCACGTAAGAGTTGACGACGATCTCCAGAGGGGTGACGACCGGTGGATACTGAGATTCTTCAATGATTTTAACGTACACCCAGGCGTCGGAGAACAGGGGAGGGGTCCCGTTGTCGAACACGCGCACTTGGAGTACGTAGTGGTCTTTGATACGATGGTTGAAGTGCGTCGCCGATCTAAGAGAGCCGTCTTGCTCCAGCCTGAAAGCTCCCATTTCGTTGCCGGATTGAAAATCGAACGTATAGGGCGCACCGTTCGGAGATGCGTCCGCGTCGGTGACTACGAACTTAAGTATGAGGTGTCCGAGAGGCTTGTCTTCTTGAATTACGGCAGAATAGTTGGTCTGAGTGAACAATGGTGGATTGTCATTCGCGTCGAGCAGCTCCAAGTCCACGATTGCGGAGGTTTCGAGAACCGGCACGCCGCGATCGCGGGCTCGGACCTCAAGCCGATAGGCCGGCTTCGTCTCCCGGTCGAGCGGCGCCGCCACCGATAGATACCCGGTGTCCGCATCGACGACGAAGCGCCCCTCCCCGTCCCGCGCGAGCGAGTAGCGGATGCGCCCGTTGTCTTCGGCGTCGGCGTCGTCCGCGATGATCTGCAGGACGCGCGTGCCGGGCGCGGCGTCCTCCCGCACGCGGGCTCCGTACGTCGGCTGCGAGAacacgggcgcgttgtcgttgCCATCGACGACGGTGATGTTGACGACGGCGTGGTCGCTGAGCGGCGGGGAGCCTCCGTCGACCGCCTGCACGGTGAGCAGGTAGGCGCGGCGCCGCTCGAAGTCCAGGGGGCGTGCCACGGACAGCACGCCGGAGACGCGGTCCAGGTGGAAGTCGTCGCGCTCGTCGCCGCCCACCAGCGCGTAGGCCACGTCGGCGTTGACGCCCGCGTCGCGCGAGGCGGCGCGCACGCTCAGCAGGCGCGTGCCGGGCGGCGCCAGCTCGGGCACGCGCGCCGCGTACGCGCGCCGCTCGAACTGGGGCGGGTTGTCGTTGACGTCGGCCACGGCCAGCCGCAGCGTGGCCGTGGCGGAGCGCGGCGGCCGGCCCGCGTCGCCCGCGCGCACCAGCAGGCGGTGCTCGGCCGCCGTCTCGCGGTCGAGCGCGGCGCGCAGCGTCACGATGCCGCTGTCGGGCGCCAGCTCGAACCCGCTGTACTCTCCCACGAAGGAATAGCTCACCGATCTGTTCTCTCCCAAGTCTGCGTCGGACGCGTGTACctgaaaatattttctattgcttagaaaaaataaaaacaacgtcAATTTCTTATTTCGTGGCTTCATTGGCGAGAATCTCATCAGTTCGTGCTTAACTTAAATAGTCATCAGAGTGGTAGGTCAAACAGAAAACACTCTTTAATACTGGTCAGTAATAAGATGAAACTTAAGAAACAGAAAGACATCGTACATCGGAAATCGTCCTACCGAGAGATAGAAATGATTATTGAAAAGGCCTACATGGAATTggaggaataaattttgatgaGCTTACAGACCACCCTCGGCAGAAAATGacagcattatttatttatttattataaacacaagaaaaTTCCCTCCCCACTTGCAGCTGACAGACCGCTATATAAACGGTAACAGAACAGTTGGTGACCATTACTTCGTTTGTCACCGAAACTCTGTCCGTTTTCGTATAAATTGTTCGTAgtgagtaattatttaaattgtgttcACAGTGACAAGTAGACAGGGTGAAGACGTCTATAAAACGCGACGTCTCCCTAGCGTAGAAACATTttcgctgcaaccgttgactagTAAGGACGTTACTCGACTGTCCGATTTTTATTCGAATATTAGTCTATGTGTTGTTTGAAATTTGTTCTTAGAAGCTTAAAAccctttttgatcttatttcctaattAAAGACACATCAACAGGGTGTTCTAAACTAGTTGTTTAGAAATTGTAATGAGGAAAACACTtcataatttgtaataaaaacatgAGAGATTTCAATGTAGACTATGCCGCAAACGTGCCCAGCGCGGCGGcatttagtaagtcttttgtgtggcgatgtatttgcttttacaacaagatcccaggaaatgttcaaaacaaaagtattacgttatctATCGTTATCCTTGTCAACTCTGAAGAGTATATTATTacccaataaataataattatgagttaacACTGTCTTcttttttgcaaataatataGTGCAACATTTGTCGACGTTCAGGTGTAAACTGTTTGAGCAAAATTCAGAAATACGTTCTAAATCTTCCTGCAAACTGTTACGATCTAATTCCGTTTTAATAACTTCTAATATTATAGTATCACCAGCATACATAATAACTGAGATTTTTATACAGTTGACTACATCGTTGATGAATATATTAAAGAGTAATGGTCCGAGGTGGGAGCCTTGTGGCGCGCCAGATGTAATGGGTACAAATGATGTAGTGTACCCCTTCACAGTTACAGCTTGGGTCCTATCAGCAGATATGATTTGAGGTATTTCAAGAGGTCACCGTGAATACCTATTGCTACCATGTTAGCCTGACCATGAACGCCTTTGTCTAATCGGCATTAACGCAAAATCCCTTGACCATAGCATTGAAAATCGTATCTAGCATCTCTGTAAGATTTCTCTGCGTGGAAAGCTTATTAATAAAGCCATGTTGAAATGAACACGGAACTGCAACGCTAAGAGATATGCAGGCACACCAGCCGTGGACAGCGCTCACCTTGGCCACGAGCGTGCCCAGCGCGGCGTCTTCGGGCAGCGTGGCGCTGTACAGCGGCGCGGAGAACAGCGGCCCGTTGTCGTTGACGTCGGCCAGCGCCACCTCGAGCTCGGAGCTGCACGCCCAGTCGGGCCGCTCGCGGTCGGCCGCGTGCACGCGCAGCCGGTAGGCGGCGTGCGTCTCGCGGTCGAGCGCGGCCGCCACGGTCACGGCGCCCGTGTCCTTGTCCACGGCGAAGTGCTCGGCGCGCTCGCCCGTCAGGAAGTAGCGCAGGCGCGCGTTGGCGGGCTCGTCGGCGTCGCGCGTCTCGAGCGCGCACACGGGCGTGCCGGGCGCGGCGTCCTCGCTCAGCCGCACGCGGTAGCGGTATCGCGGACAGTACGG
This genomic interval carries:
- the LOC126977138 gene encoding fat-like cadherin-related tumor suppressor homolog, whose amino-acid sequence is MYIDGLCAVEFLAPADPDVRYTGTLAAAAPLDYERGRRHALVVRATDSVTGAAADLAVTVSVLDVNDCAPEFSEPEYRAAVSEAAAVGHTVLVLRAADCDSGAGGEVRYSVAAWRAAADDAAAGSFAIDERSGALRVATPLDRERRADHHLLVTATDAGSPPLSTAVHVFIAISDVNDCWPRVERAVVGALVSREGARGVAVARVAAWDPDAGDAPRLRFALAAGGGALALDARSGVLSLARPGALAAAAARSLNVSVSDGARATLARVKLTLAPTNAAAPRFPHLVYEARALENQAPPLLLTTVKAVDDDPGEYGAVTYSIPSARLRETFAVDSASGAVSALVPLDREARAEWAVPVLAADGGGRGQHTLVRVRVADVNDHAPAFPLPEYRAAVRRDRAPRLPFLTPSAADADAGDNARLLYSLDEGEAAGDAAGLLAVDPLTGAISFARNATAFGGRTLHVRVVARDGGGRAGGADVAVRVLRRGERAPRLAAPPPAVFVREDAAPGLLVLELRAPGPLPRLRLACATAALELDAGRVLLAAPLDREAAADHVVGVIAEGEDPSLATQLLFHLHVLDVNEHAPSFHSDPYVLHLAENTPPGTSVLQLMADDPDAGANGEVRFSLGEWQDADEGHELPFAVEAESGWVVVTRGLDRERRAEYRVGLRANDLAPEPRAAAGTLLVRLVDYNDCPPAFAQARGAAAVREDAAAGTLVARVRVRDADAGAQPPLAYFVAGGDERARFQLRAGELLVARALDREAAPHYALTLAATDGKFTAYAAFNVTVLDVNDNPPYCPRYRYRVRLSEDAAPGTPVCALETRDADEPANARLRYFLTGERAEHFAVDKDTGAVTVAAALDRETHAAYRLRVHAADRERPDWACSSELEVALADVNDNGPLFSAPLYSATLPEDAALGTLVAKVHASDADLGENRSVSYSFVGEYSGFELAPDSGIVTLRAALDRETAAEHRLLVRAGDAGRPPRSATATLRLAVADVNDNPPQFERRAYAARVPELAPPGTRLLSVRAASRDAGVNADVAYALVGGDERDDFHLDRVSGVLSVARPLDFERRRAYLLTVQAVDGGSPPLSDHAVVNITVVDGNDNAPVFSQPTYGARVREDAAPGTRVLQIIADDADAEDNGRIRYSLARDGEGRFVVDADTGYLSVAAPLDRETKPAYRLEVRARDRGVPVLETSAIVDLELLDANDNPPLFTQTNYSAVIQEDKPLGHLILKFVVTDADASPNGAPYTFDFQSGNEMGAFRLEQDGSLRSATHFNHRIKDHYVLQVRVFDNGTPPLFSDAWVYVKIIEESQYPPVVTPLEIVVNSYVDEFPGGVIGRVFASDRDAYDTLRYSLAPVDGVFFTVSELFRIDQTDGTLEAVPRLDVGEYRLNVTVSDGKFDGFAIVKITVVLISEEILERAVVVRFREVTDGNFILRHRKGFIGAIREATDCGPGDVVIISVQPSEEETGSSGGRPPRQVARDLDVAFAVRSPEPDAYLSADTLRRRLHAHLVRLEERTRLVVEELVRAACGGCAHGACVERVELKDEPRAISTDVFALVAPAHAVRGACACEPGYAGERCDTPADDDSCGSEPECGRGAAVLRLAGDGYVALRVERGVVGGARLLDDELLLSLRLRTRAPRGTLLAAAGRVDYLALEVEEGHVQLRMELGAGEARVRGGAVADGAWHEVRLERRGAGARLVVDRRAATAQAPPPAAVLDVRADRVLLGAALQRHAHALAPEQITDGFNGCISDVKLGGKSIPLEEGASSNDGRVQVVRRVRALVAGACEPLPPAPPCAAHPCRNGGTCRDGSAGYTCDCHARFAGGRCELDTDPCASQPCLHGGLCSAAGAGSFRCACGPGLSGARCEHGRWCAAGVCAHGGACEEGEWGPSCRCRGYYGPRCQHDVDECEGEPCLNGATCLNEPGSFRCLCPPDLTGMNCGNPLYSDAVVAGDAGSGARALRQLWAWAVRARWPLGAAAAALLLLLLLLLLPAWLRRRPPPAPAPLNSALAQLPPRCKLSNLAAAAVRERPASCAVPPLNNIDTLRSYGSAGDELEGLPPDYLRNLNIEPDRKPWSEQMHLHTFVDNKIYNDLKSCKPRVSVPSPGGGGQLVGGYHWDCSDWCGGGGLPGISEVPGSERPDSSSPAPSSHAPRPALDTDDHLTDVSSYLLSAEECAGDSGGGAGEEGVGTGTGRLARSLRG